One part of the Parambassis ranga chromosome 8, fParRan2.1, whole genome shotgun sequence genome encodes these proteins:
- the LOC114440119 gene encoding interferon a3-like, which translates to MPSRTSLLFVLCSVLNSALGCKWLSDGRLRNESITLIEAMGGPMTKEGSPVSFPYRFYDRIENSQAEKQLVFIRDSMKLIFRLYHHNNYSSAAWDTVRTEHFLMSIDKQIEELNHCVSTNIRTDRRLRRYYRKLATSTLHHTGGSAASWELIRKETQQHLFHLDLLVATIRRRSATTKQQQ; encoded by the exons atgcCAAGCCGGACCAGCCTGCTCTTCGTCCTCTGCAGTGTCCTGAACTCTGCCCTGGGCTGTAAATGGCTCAGTGATGGACGCCTGAGGAATGAATCTATTACTCTCATTGAGGCCATG GGGGGTCCGATGACTAAAGAGGGGAGTCCAGTGTCCTTTCCGTACAGATTCTACGACCGCATAGAGAACTCTCAG GCAGAGAAACAGCTGGTTTTCATCAGAGACAgcatgaagctgatttttagACTTTATCATCATAACAACTACTCCTCTGCTGCCTGGGACACTGTCAGAACAGAGCACTTCCTGATGAGCATCGACAAGCAGATCGAGGAACTCAACCACTGT GTGTCAACTAACATACGAACAGACCGCAGACTGAGGAGGTACTACAGGAAACTGGCCACCAGCACTCTGCACCACACT GGTGGCAGCGCTGCGTCCTGGGAGCTGATCAGGAAGGAAACACAACAGCATCTGTTTCACCTGGACCTGCTGGTGGCCACCATCAGGAGGCGCTCTGCGACaactaaacagcagcagtga
- the LOC114440090 gene encoding globoside alpha-1,3-N-acetylgalactosaminyltransferase 1-like: MSQMNGRSVTLLLLFLLLLGILYVYITQSYRMILCSPDNEETKDTGYAGEAIVHNHELQMPLDDLQYKQPSITQGRTDVVTVTPWLAPIIWEGTFNPVLLDSIYKPKNISIAVTVFAVGKYIMFLKNFLETAEQHFFIGYRVHVYVFTDRPNEVPDFKMAAGRQLSVRSVPSSNRWQEISARRMELIQMLIEEKLYGNSDYIFCLDVDSKFHDRWGTESLGGLVAVIHPGYYRDDRSRFPYERRTISKAYMAAGVGDFYYCGGAFGGRLKDVHLLAKTCRSNFEADAKEGVEAAWQEESHLNRYMWINKPSKVLSPEYLWQDFKERNSEIHIIRFSGVVKNYAAIRPNQ, translated from the exons ATGTCCCAGATGAATGGAAGAAGTGTGACTCTGCTCctgctttttctgctgctgctggg GATTCTGTACGTTTACATCACGCAGAGCTACAG AATGATTCTGTGCAGTCCAGACAATGAGGAAACAAAGGACACAGG ATATGCTGGAGAAGCCATTGTACACAACCATGAGCTCCAAATGCCTCTTGATGA CCTGCAGTACAAACAGCCCAGCATCACACAGGG TCGCACTGATGTGGTGACGGTGACGCCCTGGTTGGCTCCCATCATCTGGGAGGGAACCTTTAACCCGGTTCTACTCGACAGCATCTACAAGCCAAAGAACATCAGCATCGCAGTCACCGTGTTTGCTGTTGGAAA GTACATTATGTTTTTGAAAAACTTCctggagacagcagagcagcacttcTTCATTGGTTACAGGGTGCATGTTTACGTGTTCACTGATCGGCCGAATGAAGTGCCCGATTTCAAAATGGCCGCTGGTAGACAG ctgtcgGTGCGTTCAGTGCCCAGTTCAAATCGTTGGCAGGAGATCTCAGCTCGCAGGATGGAGCTCATCCAGATGCTGATAGAGGAGAAGCTGTATGGCAACAGCGACTACATCTTCTGTTTAGATGTTGATTCTAAGTTCCACGATCGCTGGGGCACAGAGTCTCTGGGTGGACTGGTAGCAGTGATCCATCCAG GTTACTACAGAGATGACCGCAGCAGGTTCCCCTACGAGCGGAGAACTATCTCCAAAGCCTACATGGCTGCTGGTGTTGGTGACTTCTACTACTGTGGGGGTGCGTTCGGAGGCCGCCTGAAGGATGTACACTTGCTCGCCAAAACCTGCAGGAGCAACTTTGAGGCTGATGCTAAGGAAGGTGTTGAGGCTGCCTGGCAGGAAGAGAGTCACCTAAACAG gtACATGTGGATCAACAAGCCCAGCAAGGTCCTGTCACCAGAATACCTATGGCAGGACTTCAAAGAAAGAAATTCTGAAATTCACATCATCCGGTTCTCTGGAGTCGTCAAGAACTACGCTGCTATCCGACCCAATCAGTGA
- the LOC114440122 gene encoding DELTA-sagatoxin-Srs1a-like — protein MASLPPRRCSIEIQNKSSMFTLSNPCVHCVSGYNEAPLPPTLSPSETGSALFLSTPTTARGSVGVFTYDLQNPLNMQFYGKIAVMFSVPYDFNLYSNWYAVGMFDMDKHCDKHLYKEMYYNTELGFVRGKAKGPSLAHTGPNVTIRATMSDSYQPVLKVQVCNN, from the exons ATGGCTTCTCTGCCTCCACGTCGGTGCAGCATTGAGATTCAGAACAAGAGTTCCATGTTCACTCTGAGCAACCCATG TGTCCACTGTGTCAGCGGATATAATGAAGCCCCTCTGCCTCCGACCCTCAGCCCGTCCGAAACTGGCAGCGCCCTCTTCCTCTCGACTCCCACCACCGCCCGTGGATCTGTGGGCGTCTTCACCTACGACCTCCAAAACCCCTTAAACATGCAGTTCTATGGAAAGATAGCTGTGATGTTCTCCGTTCCTTATGACTTCAACCTTTACTCAAACTGGTATGCTGTGGGCATGTTTGACATGGACAAACACTGTGACAAACACCTGTACAAAGAGATGTATTACAACACAGAGCTTGGGTTTGTCAGAGGCAAAGCTAAAGGGCCAAGTTTGGCTCACACAGGGCCTAATGTGACCATCAGGGCCACCATGTCAGACAGCTACCAGCCTGTCCTCAAAGTCCAGGTCTGCAACAACTGA